In the genome of Ignavibacteriales bacterium, one region contains:
- a CDS encoding DUF1835 domain-containing protein, protein MGNNFHILNGDALKDIFPEDLPGEIIICRECLVDGSVEGDTLDKLFAARAEFLNNADEETKHIDYFSYVVTEFEKIGSIPKDSEINLWFEDDLFCQVNMWFVFHLLDEYGIDNSLFLVHPSAGLQYGFAGMNKDELIQAFSRRQPVSPTDFSQLKHLWKNYQHNNVNELLRISTQLNKHYPFLLPAVKAHIELIPSEGNPGRPKQTLLNISNELNTKHFGTIFREFCKRESIYGFGDLQVKRMLEELRIK, encoded by the coding sequence TTGGGAAATAATTTTCACATACTTAACGGCGATGCGCTGAAAGACATTTTCCCGGAAGATTTACCAGGAGAAATTATCATCTGCCGTGAATGTTTAGTTGATGGAAGTGTTGAAGGTGATACTCTTGATAAGTTGTTTGCGGCAAGAGCAGAGTTCCTCAACAATGCTGATGAAGAAACCAAACATATCGATTATTTTTCTTATGTGGTCACAGAGTTTGAAAAAATAGGATCTATTCCAAAAGATTCAGAAATAAACTTGTGGTTTGAGGACGATCTTTTCTGCCAGGTGAATATGTGGTTTGTTTTCCATCTGCTTGATGAATATGGGATTGATAATTCTCTTTTCCTTGTTCATCCTTCGGCAGGACTTCAATATGGTTTTGCCGGAATGAACAAGGATGAACTTATTCAAGCTTTCAGTAGAAGACAGCCTGTTTCACCAACGGATTTTTCTCAGTTAAAGCACCTTTGGAAAAATTATCAGCATAACAATGTCAACGAACTTCTAAGAATTTCCACACAGTTGAATAAACATTATCCTTTTCTTCTCCCTGCTGTCAAAGCACACATTGAACTAATTCCTTCTGAAGGAAATCCAGGCAGACCCAAACAAACCTTGCTGAATATTTCCAATGAATTAAATACAAAACACTTCGGAACAATTTTCAGAGAATTTTGTAAAAGAGAAAGTATTTATGGTTTTGGAGATCTTCAAGTAAAACGAATGCTTGAAGAACTCCGTATAAAATAA
- a CDS encoding pyridoxal-phosphate dependent enzyme, translating to MEFKNSIIDQIGNTPLIKLNKLSKGLKPQIFAKLESANPGGSVKDRIGHAMIIDAEQKGILKPGGTVIEATSGNTGIGLALTAAVRGYKCIFVVTDKVSAEKINYLRALGSEVIVVSRAVDPDDPEYYVNVAKRLHKEIPNSFFAYQYSNPSNPEIHYRTTGPELWRQTDGKITHFISSIGTGGTISGTGRYLKEQNPNIKVIAADPLGSIFKHFKETGEIIKGTPYLVEGIGQDCLPENVHFQYIDKIYNISDKESFAAARRLTKEEGIFVGGSTGTIVHVALEVSKNLSENDVVVFIVCDTGERYLSKMHNIEWLKQNRMLEPEVRTLRDLSDIKKQKGFEEIISVKETDTVKDVLNLISKTGYSQIPVMHGRQSIGCIRENRLLTKMVENPLLYNSSIKEVMEESLPILEAKTEIEEVKNYLKTNSAILVSDFGLVTDIVTRYDLINLDSIK from the coding sequence TTGGAATTCAAGAACAGTATTATCGATCAGATCGGCAACACCCCACTGATTAAATTGAATAAATTGAGTAAAGGATTAAAGCCACAGATATTTGCAAAGCTTGAATCTGCAAATCCCGGCGGAAGTGTCAAGGACAGGATCGGTCACGCAATGATAATTGATGCTGAACAAAAAGGTATTTTAAAACCCGGCGGAACTGTTATTGAAGCGACAAGTGGTAATACGGGAATCGGGCTTGCACTAACAGCTGCAGTTCGTGGTTATAAATGTATCTTTGTTGTTACTGATAAAGTCAGCGCAGAGAAAATTAATTACCTGCGCGCTCTTGGTTCTGAGGTGATTGTTGTTTCAAGAGCAGTTGATCCTGATGATCCTGAGTATTATGTGAATGTTGCAAAGCGTCTTCACAAAGAAATTCCTAATTCATTTTTTGCTTACCAGTATTCAAATCCATCCAATCCGGAAATTCACTATCGGACTACCGGACCTGAATTATGGCGGCAAACAGATGGAAAGATTACTCACTTCATTTCAAGTATAGGCACTGGCGGGACAATCAGCGGAACCGGAAGATATCTTAAAGAACAAAACCCGAACATAAAAGTAATAGCTGCTGATCCGCTCGGTTCAATATTCAAACATTTCAAAGAAACCGGTGAAATAATAAAAGGTACACCGTATCTTGTTGAAGGTATTGGACAGGATTGTCTTCCGGAAAATGTTCATTTCCAGTATATCGATAAAATTTATAACATAAGTGATAAGGAATCTTTTGCCGCCGCAAGAAGATTAACCAAAGAAGAAGGAATATTTGTTGGCGGAAGCACCGGAACAATTGTTCACGTTGCACTTGAGGTTTCAAAAAATTTAAGTGAAAATGATGTCGTCGTTTTTATTGTATGCGATACAGGCGAAAGATATTTGTCAAAGATGCACAACATTGAGTGGCTTAAACAAAACCGTATGCTTGAGCCTGAAGTACGGACACTACGCGATCTTTCAGATATCAAAAAGCAAAAAGGTTTTGAAGAAATAATTTCTGTAAAGGAAACAGATACAGTAAAAGATGTACTAAATCTTATCAGCAAAACAGGTTACTCACAAATTCCTGTTATGCATGGAAGGCAATCTATAGGCTGTATCAGAGAAAACAGACTGCTTACAAAAATGGTTGAGAATCCGTTGCTATATAATTCATCTATTAAAGAGGTGATGGAAGAATCGCTTCCAATTCTCGAAGCAAAAACCGAAATTGAGGAAGTGAAAAATTATCTTAAAACAAATTCAGCGATTCTGGTTAGTGATTTTGGTCTTGTTACTGATATAGTTACTCGTTACGATTTAATAAATTTGGACAGTATAAAATAA
- a CDS encoding PLP-dependent transferase: MGFSTDAIHAGQIPDPTTGAVITPIYQTSTYAQEELGKNKGFEYGRTHNLTRAALEKNIATLEKGKHGIAFSSGLAATHSLMSLLKKGDHVIMSNNVYGGTYRLYELVMKDFGIEFSWVDTSDPANIISVLKQKTKMVFVETPTNPMLILTDLKAVADICKENNLISVCDNTFMSPYFQNPIDYGIDIVLHSTTKYLNGHSDIIGGILVTNNDKYHERLRYIQNAAGGVPSPFDCWLVLRSTKTLAVRMKQHEENAKTIAEFLSKSGIAKKVIYPGLKDHPQHELAKKQMRGFGGMISVDFGDEYKAKKLLKNVKIFALAESLGGVESLISHPSSMTHGSVPKEEKEKFGLTDSLVRFSVGIEDVEDLIDDIINALN; the protein is encoded by the coding sequence ATGGGATTTTCAACAGACGCTATTCATGCAGGACAAATTCCTGATCCAACCACTGGAGCAGTGATAACACCAATTTATCAAACCTCTACTTATGCCCAAGAAGAGCTTGGTAAGAATAAAGGATTTGAGTACGGACGCACACACAATCTGACACGTGCTGCTCTTGAAAAAAATATTGCCACACTCGAAAAAGGGAAACATGGGATCGCATTCAGTTCCGGTCTTGCTGCAACTCATTCATTGATGAGCCTGTTGAAAAAAGGCGATCACGTTATTATGTCCAACAATGTGTACGGCGGAACGTATCGCTTGTATGAATTGGTAATGAAGGATTTTGGAATTGAATTCTCCTGGGTCGATACAAGTGACCCGGCAAATATAATCTCTGTTCTTAAACAAAAAACGAAAATGGTTTTTGTTGAAACGCCGACAAACCCAATGCTTATACTTACTGACTTAAAAGCTGTCGCTGATATTTGTAAAGAGAACAATCTTATTTCTGTTTGCGATAATACTTTTATGAGTCCGTACTTTCAAAACCCGATTGACTATGGAATTGATATTGTACTTCACAGCACAACTAAGTATTTGAATGGTCACAGCGATATAATCGGCGGAATACTTGTAACAAATAATGATAAATATCACGAACGATTACGATATATTCAGAATGCTGCCGGCGGAGTGCCATCACCATTTGATTGCTGGCTTGTACTTCGTTCAACCAAAACACTTGCCGTTAGAATGAAACAGCATGAAGAAAACGCAAAAACTATTGCTGAATTTCTTTCTAAATCAGGAATTGCAAAAAAAGTAATTTATCCCGGACTTAAAGATCACCCGCAGCACGAACTTGCAAAAAAACAGATGCGTGGTTTTGGCGGAATGATTTCAGTCGATTTCGGAGATGAATACAAAGCAAAAAAACTGTTGAAGAATGTTAAAATATTTGCGCTTGCTGAAAGTCTGGGCGGAGTTGAAAGCCTGATAAGCCATCCATCAAGCATGACGCACGGTTCGGTTCCGAAAGAAGAGAAAGAAAAATTCGGGTTAACCGATTCACTCGTTCGTTTCTCTGTCGGGATTGAAGACGTAGAAGATCTAATTGACGATATTATAAACGCACTCAATTAA
- a CDS encoding exodeoxyribonuclease VII large subunit: MSKINSETISVSELTKQIKLVLENEFEQVNVVGELSNFKAHYSGHWYFNLKDSDAVISCTMWKGMNNYVFFTPQDGMKVIVKGRLTLYPPRGSYQIEVRSMKPAGIGELQAAFEKLKKKLSEEGLFDDEHKRPIPFMPQKVGIVTAIDGAALKDIVSVAKRRFPLLELVIAPAKVQGSGSADSIVDALEILNQKKDIDVIIVARGGGSIEDLWSFNEEKVARAIFNSKIPVVTGVGHEVDFTIADFVSDLRAPTPSAAIEIITPDRADVLSVINDNAGLMNKTILSRIRDYKERISYSLGSYGFRLPIDLIKTRFQTLDNIIYKIIQGMDVKILITKNRLNLSTNNVRLFDIQKTLKKGFVLVKQHDKFITRAKEFVEENPAQLRFYDGDITITKK; encoded by the coding sequence ATGAGCAAAATAAATTCTGAAACAATATCTGTATCTGAGCTTACTAAACAGATCAAACTTGTTCTCGAAAATGAATTCGAACAGGTTAATGTTGTTGGGGAACTATCAAATTTTAAAGCTCACTACTCTGGACACTGGTATTTCAACCTCAAAGATTCCGATGCGGTTATTTCATGTACTATGTGGAAAGGAATGAATAACTATGTATTCTTCACTCCGCAGGATGGAATGAAGGTTATTGTAAAAGGCAGACTAACTTTATATCCGCCAAGAGGAAGTTATCAGATTGAAGTAAGGTCAATGAAACCTGCGGGGATTGGTGAGCTTCAGGCAGCGTTCGAAAAACTAAAAAAGAAATTATCTGAAGAAGGTCTTTTTGATGACGAACATAAAAGACCAATTCCTTTTATGCCTCAAAAAGTTGGAATAGTTACAGCGATTGATGGTGCCGCTTTAAAGGATATTGTTAGTGTTGCAAAAAGAAGATTTCCTTTGCTCGAATTAGTGATTGCCCCGGCAAAAGTTCAGGGTTCAGGTTCAGCGGACAGTATTGTTGATGCACTCGAAATTCTTAACCAGAAAAAAGATATTGATGTTATTATAGTTGCAAGGGGTGGAGGTTCAATAGAAGACCTTTGGTCATTCAACGAAGAAAAAGTGGCACGCGCTATCTTTAATTCAAAAATACCGGTTGTTACAGGTGTAGGTCACGAAGTTGATTTTACAATAGCTGATTTTGTTTCTGATCTGCGTGCCCCGACGCCATCAGCCGCGATTGAGATCATTACACCGGACAGAGCAGATGTGCTATCCGTAATTAATGACAATGCCGGCTTAATGAATAAAACTATTTTATCAAGAATCAGGGATTACAAGGAGCGTATTAGTTACAGTCTTGGTTCATATGGTTTTCGTCTTCCTATTGACCTGATTAAAACCCGGTTTCAAACCCTGGATAATATCATTTATAAAATAATTCAGGGGATGGACGTTAAAATTTTAATCACAAAAAACAGACTTAACCTGAGTACGAATAATGTGAGATTATTCGATATACAAAAAACTTTAAAGAAGGGTTTTGTTTTAGTGAAGCAACATGATAAATTTATAACCAGAGCTAAGGAGTTTGTTGAAGAAAATCCTGCTCAACTAAGGTTTTATGATGGTGATATTACCATCACAAAAAAATAA
- a CDS encoding DUF1287 domain-containing protein, with the protein MLRSFSILTLIIFTSLTSAQSDFFVELADSTLTLTKQKVTYSPDYVTITYPNGDVPADKGVCTDVIIRAYRKLGIDLQKEVHEDMKNNFSKYPKHWGLTQPDKNIDHRRVPNLMTFFTRHGMVKPITRNAKDYLPGDIVCWELRPAVTHIGILVNKKSSDGKRFMIVHNIGAGQVMEDCLFDYKIIGHYTYKK; encoded by the coding sequence ATGCTAAGATCATTCTCTATTCTTACTTTAATAATTTTCACGTCCCTCACTTCAGCTCAAAGTGATTTCTTTGTTGAACTCGCCGATTCCACTCTCACTTTAACAAAGCAAAAAGTTACGTACAGTCCCGACTACGTTACAATAACTTATCCCAATGGAGATGTACCAGCAGACAAAGGTGTATGCACAGATGTTATTATCCGCGCTTACAGGAAACTCGGAATTGATTTGCAGAAGGAAGTCCACGAGGATATGAAAAATAATTTCAGCAAATATCCTAAGCACTGGGGACTGACACAGCCTGATAAAAACATAGACCATCGCAGGGTTCCGAATCTTATGACATTCTTCACGAGACACGGAATGGTAAAACCGATAACCCGTAATGCGAAGGATTATTTACCCGGTGATATTGTTTGCTGGGAACTCAGACCCGCAGTTACTCATATCGGTATTCTCGTAAATAAAAAATCTTCAGATGGGAAAAGATTTATGATTGTACACAATATCGGCGCCGGGCAGGTGATGGAAGATTGTCTCTTCGATTATAAGATCATCGGGCATTACACTTATAAAAAATAA
- the xseB gene encoding exodeoxyribonuclease VII small subunit — protein MTKKTTKDSFEKKLKRLEEISSLLESDSVGLEESIELFEEGMNLSRVCMKTLKEAELKITTLKNNLTELNFAEESEE, from the coding sequence ATGACAAAAAAAACAACTAAAGATTCATTTGAAAAAAAATTAAAAAGACTCGAGGAAATCTCATCTCTGCTGGAAAGCGATTCTGTCGGACTTGAAGAATCAATAGAATTATTTGAAGAAGGTATGAATCTCTCCAGAGTCTGTATGAAAACTTTAAAAGAAGCTGAACTAAAAATAACCACTTTAAAAAACAATTTGACTGAACTAAACTTTGCTGAAGAATCAGAAGAATAA
- a CDS encoding AraC family transcriptional regulator, translating into MVFKLHIPSYPLNLFIESFIYYRDFNPVHSIDRFLPDGNINVVFDLTDYPKYIYDNDTLKEIQACRNVWFSGIRNNYISIPSGRDSEMFIINFHKGKAYPFVQMPLHELTDSVVDGDLVLTNEIMNLREMILSIENIDHKFFVAEKYLLKHYSKKLGVIPAIEFAVNKIVHSPSQSSIKNISEKIGYSQKHFIKLFKENVGLTPKSFLKVIRFQKAVQEIEISHKIDWTAIAIESGYYDQAHFIHDFRNFSGLSPEQYLQMKNDQLNYVPVG; encoded by the coding sequence ATGGTATTTAAACTTCATATTCCGTCCTACCCGTTAAATTTATTCATCGAGAGTTTTATTTATTACAGGGATTTTAATCCGGTCCATTCTATCGACAGATTTTTGCCGGATGGAAATATTAATGTTGTTTTCGACCTTACAGATTACCCGAAATATATTTATGACAATGATACTCTTAAAGAAATACAGGCATGCAGAAATGTCTGGTTTTCAGGAATAAGAAATAATTATATATCCATCCCTTCCGGGCGTGACAGCGAAATGTTTATTATTAATTTCCACAAAGGCAAAGCATACCCGTTTGTGCAAATGCCTTTGCACGAGCTTACTGACAGCGTTGTTGACGGCGATCTTGTTTTGACCAATGAAATAATGAATCTGAGGGAAATGATTCTTTCTATTGAAAACATTGATCATAAATTTTTCGTCGCTGAAAAATATTTGTTAAAACATTATTCAAAGAAACTGGGTGTAATCCCTGCTATTGAATTTGCGGTGAATAAAATAGTTCATTCGCCATCTCAATCATCGATCAAAAATATTTCTGAAAAGATCGGTTACTCACAAAAACATTTTATTAAATTATTTAAAGAAAATGTCGGGCTTACTCCGAAATCCTTTTTAAAAGTCATCAGGTTTCAAAAGGCTGTACAGGAGATTGAGATCTCACATAAAATTGATTGGACAGCAATAGCAATTGAAAGCGGTTATTACGACCAGGCACACTTTATTCACGACTTCAGGAATTTTTCGGGGCTCTCACCGGAACAGTACCTTCAAATGAAAAATGACCAGTTGAATTATGTTCCTGTTGGTTAG
- a CDS encoding DUF3830 family protein, with amino-acid sequence MPSFILKTPNNKIIRFKYYSDDAPVTCKAFSALLPFTRTFMHARVSGQEIWIDNAPPLDIIQENASVFTMPGEVVYGPLKPARTKTSNCMGIYYGEGKGLDCCNIFAKVFDEDIQLLKELGETIWKHGVMELTFEKSNE; translated from the coding sequence ATGCCCTCCTTCATCCTAAAAACACCGAACAACAAAATCATCCGTTTCAAATATTATTCGGATGATGCACCAGTTACCTGCAAAGCGTTCAGCGCACTTCTCCCCTTCACCCGTACATTTATGCATGCAAGAGTTTCAGGACAGGAAATATGGATAGACAACGCACCGCCTCTCGACATCATCCAGGAAAACGCATCAGTATTTACAATGCCGGGAGAAGTTGTTTATGGTCCGTTAAAACCTGCGCGTACAAAAACATCAAACTGCATGGGCATTTATTACGGCGAAGGTAAAGGTCTTGATTGCTGCAACATCTTCGCAAAAGTTTTTGATGAAGATATACAACTTCTGAAAGAACTTGGTGAAACAATCTGGAAACATGGTGTAATGGAATTAACTTTCGAAAAGTCCAACGAATAA
- a CDS encoding TonB-dependent receptor: MKYFLLAALWIIPSIIYSQTGNIKGRVSDELSPIPSVNIILLDTQIGAASDAKGFYEIREIPVGEYEIKFSAVGYDSKTIDIEITQNRTLELNVILSAKIIEVQAVEVTGFKQQEQSDTRTSLIDLDPRDAKILPGAVEDVMRTLQSLPGVLAPSDFSSQLVIRGSGPDQNLILMDDVEIFNPYRLYGVISMFNPDAVSNIDLITGGFPAKYGDRLSAVLDVTNREGTDKKYFTGRINASIVDANVVLEGKNPFNLRGSWLVNSRRTYYDLVIEPFVKSAGLVDENTTFPNFYDFQGKLVIGPYSGHKFLINGIYSRDGVDVVSGRERNTPDSIGIYNVTKNDILSAAWHYAPSTKYFNKLVVSWYKNSGVTDFDSEILDPSLNRKDFEETIPDTLSPYLLGFKFNGDFSYRKFALDDRFTFLWGENTFEAGAGMDLMQTTLNFNFEIDPELEAFFASNPQFRAVLSDLRDVKNYNRYRAYVQNNFAISDKFNLQPSLRFDHYDILNKSYLAPRVSLAYALDDLTTLRAVWGVYYQSPGYERLRDRNVLYDLNDEYTHALDAERAMHYVLGVENWLTNEWSLRLEGYYKDFTNMMEQKIVSGHVYYTERVPGSDPRYASGWTQPVSFVGDSLTQIPINYSEGESYGLEVLIAKKNVAKGSRLTGWVSYALAFADHFEPGEKRPFRFDQRNTINVVLNYQVNDWFDIGVRWQYGSGFPYSEPLGVTPRIVLADYDYDGKPETPVIATRKNSGGESEVIYDVDYGQNKLNARRPAYHRLDVRLSALADYWDLDWTFYLDVINVYNRANVIGYDYYVKEDLTLGREPTNMFPIVPTLGFSVRF, encoded by the coding sequence TTGAAGTACTTTCTTCTTGCAGCGCTTTGGATAATCCCTTCGATAATTTATTCACAAACAGGGAACATTAAAGGAAGAGTGAGTGATGAACTATCCCCCATTCCATCGGTGAATATCATACTACTAGATACCCAGATAGGTGCTGCCAGTGATGCTAAAGGATTTTATGAGATAAGAGAAATTCCCGTCGGTGAATATGAAATAAAATTTTCTGCGGTTGGATATGATTCAAAAACGATTGACATCGAAATAACCCAGAACAGAACGTTGGAATTGAATGTTATTCTTTCAGCAAAAATAATTGAAGTACAGGCTGTTGAAGTCACAGGCTTCAAACAGCAGGAACAATCAGATACAAGAACAAGTCTTATTGATCTTGATCCGCGTGATGCAAAAATTCTTCCCGGCGCTGTGGAAGATGTTATGCGTACACTTCAGTCGCTTCCGGGAGTTTTAGCGCCGAGTGATTTTTCATCCCAGTTAGTTATCAGGGGTAGTGGTCCTGATCAGAATTTAATTCTTATGGATGATGTTGAAATATTTAATCCATACCGGCTGTACGGTGTAATCAGTATGTTCAATCCTGATGCTGTCTCTAATATTGATTTGATAACCGGCGGCTTTCCCGCAAAGTACGGCGACAGACTTTCGGCAGTCCTCGATGTAACAAACCGTGAAGGTACTGATAAAAAATATTTTACCGGGCGAATCAACGCTTCAATAGTTGATGCGAATGTTGTACTTGAAGGAAAGAATCCGTTTAACCTTAGAGGTAGCTGGCTGGTCAACTCACGAAGAACATATTATGACCTGGTGATAGAACCGTTCGTTAAAAGCGCGGGACTTGTTGATGAGAATACAACCTTCCCGAATTTTTATGACTTCCAGGGTAAACTTGTTATCGGACCATACAGTGGACATAAGTTTTTAATCAACGGTATCTATTCACGTGACGGAGTGGATGTTGTAAGTGGTAGAGAACGAAATACTCCTGACAGCATTGGAATATATAATGTCACAAAGAATGATATTCTTAGTGCGGCTTGGCACTACGCACCATCAACTAAATATTTCAACAAACTTGTGGTTTCATGGTATAAGAACAGCGGTGTAACTGATTTTGACTCAGAAATTCTGGACCCGTCTCTTAACAGGAAAGATTTTGAAGAGACAATTCCCGATACACTTTCTCCTTATTTGTTAGGCTTTAAATTCAACGGAGATTTTTCTTACCGCAAATTTGCTTTGGATGACCGGTTTACTTTTTTATGGGGGGAAAATACTTTCGAAGCCGGTGCAGGCATGGATCTGATGCAGACAACATTAAACTTTAATTTTGAAATTGATCCTGAGCTTGAAGCATTCTTTGCATCCAATCCGCAATTCAGAGCCGTTCTTAGTGATCTAAGAGATGTGAAAAATTATAATCGTTACCGCGCGTATGTTCAGAATAATTTTGCTATCTCAGATAAATTTAACCTTCAGCCAAGTTTAAGATTTGATCATTACGACATTCTCAATAAATCATACTTAGCTCCAAGAGTTTCATTGGCGTATGCACTTGATGACTTAACCACACTCAGAGCAGTTTGGGGAGTATATTATCAATCTCCTGGCTACGAGCGGTTGCGTGACAGGAATGTACTTTATGATTTAAATGATGAGTACACTCATGCTCTTGACGCAGAAAGAGCGATGCATTACGTTCTTGGTGTAGAAAACTGGCTGACAAATGAATGGAGTCTTCGGCTTGAAGGATACTACAAAGATTTTACAAATATGATGGAACAAAAAATTGTTTCAGGTCATGTTTACTATACAGAACGTGTTCCCGGCTCAGATCCAAGATATGCATCCGGATGGACTCAACCTGTTTCATTCGTTGGTGATTCGCTGACACAAATACCGATTAATTATTCTGAGGGAGAGTCATACGGACTTGAAGTTCTTATCGCAAAAAAAAATGTAGCTAAAGGTTCAAGACTTACAGGATGGGTATCATACGCTTTGGCATTTGCGGATCATTTCGAACCCGGAGAAAAAAGACCTTTCCGTTTTGACCAAAGAAATACAATAAATGTTGTTTTGAATTACCAGGTTAATGACTGGTTTGATATAGGTGTAAGGTGGCAGTACGGATCGGGATTTCCATATTCGGAACCGCTTGGTGTGACTCCGAGAATTGTGCTTGCAGATTATGATTATGACGGCAAACCTGAAACACCAGTAATTGCAACGCGAAAAAATTCCGGAGGTGAGTCAGAAGTTATTTATGATGTCGACTATGGTCAGAATAAACTTAACGCAAGAAGACCCGCTTATCACAGGCTTGATGTAAGGTTGAGCGCACTTGCAGATTACTGGGATCTTGACTGGACGTTTTATCTTGATGTGATCAATGTTTATAACCGCGCTAATGTTATTGGTTATGATTATTATGTAAAAGAAGATCTGACACTTGGCAGGGAACCGACTAATATGTTCCCAATCGTTCCAACTTTAGGATTCAGTGTAAGGTTTTAA